TTTGATTTAAGAGGAGTTGTAATTCCTGTAATAAATTTAGCTAAATGGATGAATATAATTGAGCCAAAAGATATGGTATTAAAACCTAGAATTATTATTGCTGAATTTTCAAATATTATGATAGGTTTTATAGTTCATGAAGCAAAAAGAATTAGAAGAATTAATGCAAGTGATATTAGAGGTTCTGATTTTTCAACAAATACAGGCGGATTTGATAAAAGTCAAATAACAGGAATTGCTAAGATTGAAAATGATGAAGTTTTATTAATCTTAGACCTTGAAAGAATTGTTGAAGAGCTTGGAATTTACTCTCCAAAAATTGATATAGAAGAAAAAGAAATCAAAAAAATGACAGGAACAGCAGTTGTATTAGATGATAGCTCAACTGCTAGAAAATTAGTTCGCGATGCACTTGATAAAATGGGCTTTAAAGTAATTGAAGCAAAAGATGGTGTAGATGGACTTAATAAAATGAATGAACTTTATGAAGCATACAAAGGTGATATTGCTAATCAAGTAAAAGTTATTATTAGTGATGTTGAAATGCCACAAATGGACGGATTTCACTTCGCTTCAAGAGTTAGAGAAGATATTAGATTTAAAGGTATTCCAATTATCTTCAACTCATCTTTAAGTAATGAATTTTCAACTCTTAAGAGTAAAGATGTAGGTGGAGATGCCTTTTTAACCAAATTTGATGCTAATGTATTTTACAAAGAAGTATCAAGAGTAATTGAATCATATATTAAAAAGTAAGGAGCGTAGATATGGAAGATATGCAAGAGATATTAGAAGACTTCTTAGTAGAAGCTTTTGAATTAATTGAACAAATAGATCACGATTTAGTTGAGCTTGAGAGTAATCCTGAAGATTTAGAATTGCTAAACCGCATTTTCCGTGTTGCTCACACTGTTAAAGGAAGTTCAAGCTTTTTAAACTTTGATGTTTTAACAAAACTAACTCATCATATGGAAGATGTTTTAAACAAAGCTCGTCACGGCGAATTACTAATAACTCCTGATATTATGGATGTTGTGCTTGAATCAATTGATATGATGAAAGACTTATTACATTGTATTAAAGATAATGGCAATGATACAGCAATAAATATGGATATTAGCTCGATTTGTAGCCGTCTAACTGCAATTAGCGAGGGTAAAATTTTAAGCGAAGTTAAGGCTGAGCCAAAAAGTTTAGATGAGAAAATTGAAGAATTAATTGAAAAAGATTCAAATAGTAATGAAGAAGAAGTAGATGTAAATTCTTTAAGTGCTGATGAAGTAGAAGCTGAAATTGAAAGATTATTAAAACAAAGAAAAGCTGAAGATAAAGCAAGAAGAGAAGAGAAAAAACAACAAGAAGCAGTGGTAGAAACTAAAAAAGTTGAAAAAGTAGTTGAAACACCTGTTGAAAAACCAGTAGAAAAAATCTCTGAAAGAGCTAGTGAAAAACAAGATACAAAAGAAGCTAGAAATGCAAAACAAGCACCTGTAGCTGCTGATAAAGGCAACTCATCAAATATGGAGCAAACTATTAGGGTTGAAGTAAAAAGACTTGATAACCTAATGAACTTAATAGGCGAACTTGTATTGGGTAAAAATAGACTTTTAAAAATCTATGATGATGTTGAAGAAAGATATGAAGGCGAAAAATTCATAGAAGAATTAAATCAAGTTGTAAATCAATTAAGCGTAGTAACAACTGATATTCAACTAGCTGTAATGAAAACAAGAATGCAACCAATTGCAAAAGTATTTAACAAATTCCCAAGGGTTGTTAGAGATTTAAGCCGTGATTTAGGAAAACAAATTGAGCTTGAACTTGAAGGTGAAGAAACAGAACTTGATAAATCAATCGTAGAAGAAATAGGCGATCCTATTATGCATATGATTAGAAATTCTTGTGATCACGGAGTTGAATCAGCAGAAGATAGAATTGCAGCAGGCAAACCAGAAAGAGGAACGGTTCAGCTAAAAGCATACAATGAAGGAAATCACATAGTAATTGAAATAGCTGATGATGGTAAAGGACTTAATGCTGAAGTATTAAAAACTAAAGGTATTGAAAAAGGAATTATTAGCGAAAGAGAAGCTGATAATATGAGCGATAAAGAAGCTTATGGTCTTATATTTAAACCAGGATTTTCAACTGCTAAACAAGTAACAAATGTAAGTGGTCGTGGTGTTGGAATGGATGTTGTTAAAACAAACATTGATAAGCTAAATGGTATTATTGAAGTGGATAGCGAATTAGGAAAAGGAACGGTTATAAAACTAAAAATCCCATTAACACTAGCTATCATTCAATCACTACTTGTAAAAACTCAAGAAGAATTCTATGCAATTCCACTTGCTAGTGTTCTTGAAACGGTAAGAGTTGCTATTGATGATATTTATACAATTGAAGGTAAAAATGTTTTAAGACTTAGAGATGAAGTTTTATCACTTGTAAGACTTAGTGATTTATTTGGAGTAAAACAAGTACTTGAAAATAGCGAACAAGCTTATGTAGTTGTTGTTGGTGCAGCAGCTTCTAAACTTGGAATTATAGTAGATACTTTAATAGGTCAAGAAGAAGTTGTAATTAAATCTATGGGATATTATTTACAAAATATCACAGGAATTGCAGGCTCAACCATTCGTGGAGATGGTAATGTTACATTAATAGTTGATGTTGGTGCAATGATGGATATGGCAAAAGATGTTAAAGTAGATATTAAAGCTAATAACGACACAGGTTCAAAAGTTTCAAAAGATAAGCCAAGTGATTATGTAGTTTTAGCGGTTGATGATTCTCAAATTGATAGAGGAATTATGAAAAAAGCATTAGAGCCGCTTGGAATTAAAGTAATTGAAGCAAGCAATGGTGTAGAAGCTTTAAATATAATTAAAAGCGGAGAGCATTCAATAGATGGAATGCTAATTGATATTGAAATGCCAAGAATGGATGGTTACACACTAGCAGCAGAAATTAGAAAATATGCAAAATATAGAAATCTACCACTAATTGCTGTTACAAGTAGAACTAGCAAGAGTGATAGACTAAGAGGCGTAGAAGTAGGAATGACTGAGTATATTACAAAGCCTTATTCTTATGAATATTTAGAAAATGTAGTAAGAAAGAATTTAAAATTAGGATAATGTAATGGAAAGATTAAATCAAGTTTTAAATAGACAACAAGAACAAGTTAAAGGTGCTTCTGGTAGAGATGTAAAAGAAGAACAAATTAGACAATTAGTAGGATTTATGATTGATGAAGAAGAGTATGCAATTCCAATTCTAAGCATACAAGAAATCATAAAGCCTATTGAATACACTAGAGTTCCTAGCGTTCCTGATTATGTATTAGGAGTATTCAATATGCGTGGTAATGTAATTCCATTAATTGACCTTGCAAAGCGTTTTGGCTTGGGTAGTTCAAAACATACTCAACATACAAGATATATAGTTTTAAAAGGTGAAGAAGGAAATATTGGTTTTGTTATTGATAAATTAACAGAAGCTATCAAAATTAAAGAAAGTAATATTGACCAACCACCTGAAACTTTACTTAAAGAAAAAGGTATGATTGATGGAATTGGCAAGCAAGAAAATAGTATTTTAACTATATTAAAAGTTGAAGCTTTAATGAAAAGGGATTTTTAATGAGTGGATATAGCATTTGGTGTGATTTTATTGAAAATAGTTTTTTAGATAATGAATTTTTACAAATGCTAGCTAGTGGCACTATAAATGGTGCTACTAGTAATCCTAGTATATTTAAAAATGCAATTACTACTTCAGCATATTATAAAGAAAGAATTAAGCAATTAAATATAAAAAATAAAGAAGAATTATTTTTAACTCTAGCCTTAGAAGATATTAAAAAAGCAGCTATTAAAATGAGCCATTTATATGCAAAAGATAGCAATAATGGTTTTATTAGTTTTGAAATAAATCCACTAAATAGCAATAATGCAGGTCTTAGTATTGCAGAAGGTTTAAAGATTGCTAATTTAATAAATATGCCAAATTTAATGATAAAAGTGCCGGCAACTAATGCAGGATATGAAGTTATGAATACATTGGCAAGTTATGGAATTAGCATAAATGCTACACTGATTTTTTCTTACGAACAAGCAAAAAAATGTAATGATGCAATAGCACAAGGTATGAAAAAGTATAAAGCAAAAAATCCTAATGGAATAATTAATAAAGGTGTAGTTAGTATTTTTGTAAGCAGAGTTGATAGCTTATTAAATAATAGATTTAGCGTTAAAAACCAAATAGGAATTCAAAACGCAATTTATTCAGCATCTAAAGTTGGTAGTGAAAATATAAGAGCTTTATTTGCAAGTACAGGAACAAAAAGTAATGATTTAAGTAAAGATTATTATTTAAAAGAACTAGAATTTAATAACACTATAAATACAGCTCCAATTAATGCTATAAATGCCTATAAACCTAGTAAAACTATAAAGAATTTAAATCAAGAAATAATTTCAAATTCAAAAGATTTTATATTCTCAACTATAAACGAAATTGAGTATAATGCCGCTTGCAAAAAACTTTTAGAAGATGGATTAATCCAATTTGAAAAAGCATATATAGATATTTTAGAAAGTCTTTAAAGGTTATTAATGGAAATAGATTTAGAAAATATTCGTTGGGAATTAAGAGATAATTTAGATGGTTGGTTAAATACCTTAATTGAAGTTGGTGGAAGTGATTTACACCTTAGCTCAAACCTAAATCCAAAAGGTAGAGTAAATGGAGAAATTAGCGAAATAGCACCTGATATTATATCAAGAGAAGATATGTTAGATTTATGTAAAGCCCTAACAAGAGGAGATTTTACAAGATTTGTAGATAATAAAAATATAGACTTCTCTTATGAGCCTAAAAATAAAGATAAATTTAAATATAAAGGCTCTTTTCGTGTGAATTTATTTTTTACAATGAATGGACCTAGTGCTGTTTTTAGAACAATCCCTGATACTATGCCAAGTTTTGAAGCATTAAAACTGCCAGAAGTTATTAAAGATATAACAACAACAGAAACAAGGGGATTAATATTAGTTACTGGACCAACTGGTAGTGGTAAAACGACTACACTTGCTTCAATCATTGAATATATTAATCAAAACTACCATAGACATATTATCACTATTGAAGACCCAATTGAATTTAAATATAAACCTGCAAAATCAATAGTAAATCAAAGAGCTATAGGACAAGATGCTTTAAGTTTTCAAGATGCACTAAGAGCAGCTTTAAGGGAAGACCCTGATATTATTCTAGTAGGTGAGATGAGAGATTTAGAAACCATTGAAGTAGCAATGCACGCAGCAGAAACAGGACACTTAGTTTTAAGCACACTTCACACAATTAATGCACAAGAAACATTAAATAGGGTTTTAGGAATGTTCCCTAAAGAAGAGCAAAACAGAATTAGAAGTTCATTTTCTGGAGTATTAAAGGCTGTTATTTCTCAAAGATTATGTAAAACCACAGATGGAAAAAGAACAGCTGCTATTGAAGTTTTAAGAGGAAATGAGCGTATAAAAAGACTTATTTTAGAAGGTAGGGAAAACTCAATAGGCGATGTATTAAAAGAAGGCACAATGAAAATGCAAAGTTTTGACCAACATTTGCTAATGCTATATAAATCAGGAAGAATTACAGAAGAAGAAGCGTATGATAAAGCAAGTAATGCAAATGACTTGAAAGTATTAATTGATGGTTATAAATTTGGAGAAGCTAAAAAATCATCATCTAATGTAAGCACTGGTTTTCAATTTAAACTTGCTTCTCAAGAAGAATAATATTTTTATTAAACTTTTTATAGTATTATTCACACTTATTTTTTTTGAAAGGACATTTTATGTTAGAAGGACAAATTAGACAGAGTATTGGTAGAAAGTCAGCTAAAGCTGCTAGACAAGATGGTATGCTAATTGCTAATATCTATGGCAAAGGCGTTGAAAATATCCATGCGGTATTTAAAACAAACGAATTCATTAAAGAAGTTCGTAAAAAAGACGGATTAATTTTCCCTGTTAGTGTTGATGGTAAAACTTATGAAGTTGTAATTGTTGATTATCAACACCATCCAGTAACTAGCGAAATTAAGCACGTTGATTTAAAAATAGCACTAAAAGGTGTTGAGAGCTTTTATATGGTTCCAGTAAAAGTTGTAGGAACTGCAAAAGGTCTTAAAAATAAAGGTGTATTAATTCAATCAAAACGCCGCTTAAAAGTAAAATGTAAAGCAGAAAATTTACCTAACTTCTTTGAATTAGATGTAACTGATTTAGATGTTGGTGATGCTTTATTAGTAAGAGATATTAAAGTTGCTGATAATGTAAAAATTATTGACGCTGGTCGTGTAGCTGTTGTTGGAGTTGAAAAAGCTAGATGATTTTAGTAATAGGCTTAGGAAATCCTGGCGAGAAATATGCAAATACTCGCCACAACCTAGGCTTTATGTTAATTGATAAATTACTTAACTCTTCTTACACTAAACAAAGTTTAAACTGCAATGGAGAACTTTATAAAAAACAAAATATATTACTACTCAAACCACTAACCTACATGAATAATTCAGGGGAAAGTGTAAAGAAAGTCGTAGATTTTTATAAACCAGAAAGAATAATTGTATGCCACGATGAAATGGATATAAATTTTTCTAAGCTAAAAATTAAAAAAGGTGGTAGTTCTGGTGGTCATAATGGATTAAAATCCATAGATAACTTTATAGGTAATGATTATGAAAGAATTAGATTAGGAATTGGAAAACCTGATTTAAAATATGAAGTTATTAATTATGTTCTTGACAATTTTAATGAAAATGAAAAAAAAGAATTAGAAAACTTCTTAAATTATTCAAAAGACGCTTTAGAATATCTTTTGGACAATGATATATTAAAGACTCAAAATAAATTTCATAATTAAACACTTTCAAATAATTAATAAAATCATTATTCTTAAATAATTAATAATACAAATATGTATTTAAATAGCCTAATATTTTAGCTATTGCAATTTTGCCAAACTCATAAATAAATTACAATTTATAATAATCGTGATATAGACTTAAAATAAATCATACTTAAAGCCTATTTAAAATGTTTATTTAAAAACAAAATTTTTCAAAATAAGATAAATTAAATTACAAATATAAAATTATTTATCAATTAATTCCATTAACAAAATACTCATTAAATATTTATAAATGTTTAAAAAGTTAATTTTATGAATTTAAAAATATACTTATATGATTAAATCACAACAATAGAATTTATAAAAAACTTAATATATTCAAAATCTACATATATTTCTAAAAATATAAAAGTAAAAATTAACAAATTCTCTAATTTGAACTATTTATAAAATACTTAGAAAATAATTAATTTAGCTAATTGATTATATCTAATAAGTTACTTTAATAACCTATAATCGCGACATTTTTTTAAAAAAAGGATTAAAGTGGCAGAGATAAAACTACAAGGACATACACTAAAATCATTTGACTTAAAAACAAAACCAATTATGCAAGAATACTTAAAGGATTTTGATGTTAATGTCAGTGATTATTCATTTTGTGCGAACTATATTTGGCTTTCTAAAGCTAGTGGATTTTATTCAATAATCAATAATACATTTTGCTTATTTGTTATGAATGGTGGAGAATTATCTATGTTATTGCCACCACTAGGAAAACCTCAAGATTGTTATGATAGCATACCAGAATGCTTTAAGATTATGAATGAAAACAATACTTCTACATATTACTCTAAAATTGAATATGTTTGTGATAACTTCTTAGAAGGATTTATTACCCATACAAATGAAGGTGAAGTTATGTTTAGCTCACTAGATAATTATATAATAGAAAAAAAAATTAGCAGATTATATATATGTAAGCGATGATTTAATAGAGCTTAGGGGTAATGCTTATCACACTAAAAGAACCGAAATTAATAAATTTAAAAGAGTATATCCAAATTATTTTTTACAGACATTAGATTGCAAAAAACATAGCGATGATATAAAAATGCTTTTTGATAAATGGGTAAGCGATAGGATTAAATATGTTCCAAAAGCAGAAGTAGATGCGTTTTTAGATGGAATTTATCAAGAAAGATTAGCGATTAAAAAATGCTTACAAGATTACGAGACATTAGGACTAGA
This is a stretch of genomic DNA from Campylobacter sp. RM12651. It encodes these proteins:
- a CDS encoding transaldolase, yielding MSGYSIWCDFIENSFLDNEFLQMLASGTINGATSNPSIFKNAITTSAYYKERIKQLNIKNKEELFLTLALEDIKKAAIKMSHLYAKDSNNGFISFEINPLNSNNAGLSIAEGLKIANLINMPNLMIKVPATNAGYEVMNTLASYGISINATLIFSYEQAKKCNDAIAQGMKKYKAKNPNGIINKGVVSIFVSRVDSLLNNRFSVKNQIGIQNAIYSASKVGSENIRALFASTGTKSNDLSKDYYLKELEFNNTINTAPINAINAYKPSKTIKNLNQEIISNSKDFIFSTINEIEYNAACKKLLEDGLIQFEKAYIDILESL
- the pth gene encoding aminoacyl-tRNA hydrolase translates to MILVIGLGNPGEKYANTRHNLGFMLIDKLLNSSYTKQSLNCNGELYKKQNILLLKPLTYMNNSGESVKKVVDFYKPERIIVCHDEMDINFSKLKIKKGGSSGGHNGLKSIDNFIGNDYERIRLGIGKPDLKYEVINYVLDNFNENEKKELENFLNYSKDALEYLLDNDILKTQNKFHN
- a CDS encoding chemotaxis protein is translated as MAEDKVLKADSNEMELVDFRIYKQGQHKVYEGIYGVNVAKVKEIIKIPALTELPGVPEYIEGVFDLRGVVIPVINLAKWMNIIEPKDMVLKPRIIIAEFSNIMIGFIVHEAKRIRRINASDIRGSDFSTNTGGFDKSQITGIAKIENDEVLLILDLERIVEELGIYSPKIDIEEKEIKKMTGTAVVLDDSSTARKLVRDALDKMGFKVIEAKDGVDGLNKMNELYEAYKGDIANQVKVIISDVEMPQMDGFHFASRVREDIRFKGIPIIFNSSLSNEFSTLKSKDVGGDAFLTKFDANVFYKEVSRVIESYIKK
- a CDS encoding chemotaxis protein CheW — protein: MEDMQEILEDFLVEAFELIEQIDHDLVELESNPEDLELLNRIFRVAHTVKGSSSFLNFDVLTKLTHHMEDVLNKARHGELLITPDIMDVVLESIDMMKDLLHCIKDNGNDTAINMDISSICSRLTAISEGKILSEVKAEPKSLDEKIEELIEKDSNSNEEEVDVNSLSADEVEAEIERLLKQRKAEDKARREEKKQQEAVVETKKVEKVVETPVEKPVEKISERASEKQDTKEARNAKQAPVAADKGNSSNMEQTIRVEVKRLDNLMNLIGELVLGKNRLLKIYDDVEERYEGEKFIEELNQVVNQLSVVTTDIQLAVMKTRMQPIAKVFNKFPRVVRDLSRDLGKQIELELEGEETELDKSIVEEIGDPIMHMIRNSCDHGVESAEDRIAAGKPERGTVQLKAYNEGNHIVIEIADDGKGLNAEVLKTKGIEKGIISEREADNMSDKEAYGLIFKPGFSTAKQVTNVSGRGVGMDVVKTNIDKLNGIIEVDSELGKGTVIKLKIPLTLAIIQSLLVKTQEEFYAIPLASVLETVRVAIDDIYTIEGKNVLRLRDEVLSLVRLSDLFGVKQVLENSEQAYVVVVGAAASKLGIIVDTLIGQEEVVIKSMGYYLQNITGIAGSTIRGDGNVTLIVDVGAMMDMAKDVKVDIKANNDTGSKVSKDKPSDYVVLAVDDSQIDRGIMKKALEPLGIKVIEASNGVEALNIIKSGEHSIDGMLIDIEMPRMDGYTLAAEIRKYAKYRNLPLIAVTSRTSKSDRLRGVEVGMTEYITKPYSYEYLENVVRKNLKLG
- a CDS encoding chemotaxis protein CheW, which codes for MERLNQVLNRQQEQVKGASGRDVKEEQIRQLVGFMIDEEEYAIPILSIQEIIKPIEYTRVPSVPDYVLGVFNMRGNVIPLIDLAKRFGLGSSKHTQHTRYIVLKGEEGNIGFVIDKLTEAIKIKESNIDQPPETLLKEKGMIDGIGKQENSILTILKVEALMKRDF
- a CDS encoding 50S ribosomal protein L25/general stress protein Ctc, yielding MLEGQIRQSIGRKSAKAARQDGMLIANIYGKGVENIHAVFKTNEFIKEVRKKDGLIFPVSVDGKTYEVVIVDYQHHPVTSEIKHVDLKIALKGVESFYMVPVKVVGTAKGLKNKGVLIQSKRRLKVKCKAENLPNFFELDVTDLDVGDALLVRDIKVADNVKIIDAGRVAVVGVEKAR
- a CDS encoding PilT/PilU family type 4a pilus ATPase — its product is MEIDLENIRWELRDNLDGWLNTLIEVGGSDLHLSSNLNPKGRVNGEISEIAPDIISREDMLDLCKALTRGDFTRFVDNKNIDFSYEPKNKDKFKYKGSFRVNLFFTMNGPSAVFRTIPDTMPSFEALKLPEVIKDITTTETRGLILVTGPTGSGKTTTLASIIEYINQNYHRHIITIEDPIEFKYKPAKSIVNQRAIGQDALSFQDALRAALREDPDIILVGEMRDLETIEVAMHAAETGHLVLSTLHTINAQETLNRVLGMFPKEEQNRIRSSFSGVLKAVISQRLCKTTDGKRTAAIEVLRGNERIKRLILEGRENSIGDVLKEGTMKMQSFDQHLLMLYKSGRITEEEAYDKASNANDLKVLIDGYKFGEAKKSSSNVSTGFQFKLASQEE